The Parabacteroides sp. AD58 genome includes a window with the following:
- a CDS encoding TonB-dependent receptor plug domain-containing protein, translating into MLRIRTLIILWLVSLCWNRGIATEPVITFSVRNMPIEQVLLLLEKQTSLQVSFESSLLGQMRPVTLSVKKQTLSVCLYELFQGYDIEWQVTDSYLVLKRRRFVDYSPKDSIKMVSLQEFVVEADSLKRSLALTDEPGKELLSGNQIRRLPVFMGQPDLIKSLQHLPGVATGTEGISGMYVRGGNNDENLFLIDGMPVYQINHLGGLFSAFNSDVIDKLDFYKGFFPARYEGRLSSVTDIQTKSGNMQSWHGGFNIGLIQGLLNLEGPLVKDKLSVHVSVRRTWADLLAIPTLAIISKINKETHTGRYSFHDINARMDYRHSDRSLWSLSVFSGDDVFSLTNKVNNNYANVKESNHYKVRWGNLAASLNWRYRLSDHFHTLLTASYTRYRSKLRYSDETFSYGDDERERNSVVSSMVSGIDDGRITARFEYTPSSIHRFQGGVSTRLQAFRPEYEELNQVEESGPIQMRQKNVQRMLGNETVLFVEDRFTLSEALRIDAGISLSSFYLDRTWYWSLQPRLSLRYLWNEQMSAKLAYSRMHQAVHLLPASYLELPTDIWLPSCSGVKPSVSDQVSAGVYFSPNRNYSFSMEGYFKYIQHLADFKPWVNRYPDGMEWQEKLTEGIGRAYGLEWMARKETGKLTGWIGYTLSWSERKFSAYNMGCYFPSRYDNRHKLNIVASYRFNEKVELNASWFYSSGNWMTIVPDSHQDWAYLYRNNYQLPPNHRLDLGLNIYRKRKNGRMGIWNISIYNAYCRKNPTIAWAERSKGTWVKVRQLSLFPIIPSFSYTYKF; encoded by the coding sequence ATGCTCAGGATTCGGACGCTTATAATTCTATGGTTAGTAAGTCTATGCTGGAATCGGGGAATAGCTACGGAACCGGTGATTACGTTTTCGGTACGTAACATGCCGATTGAGCAGGTTTTGTTATTGCTTGAGAAGCAGACCAGTCTGCAGGTCTCTTTTGAATCATCGTTGTTGGGACAAATGAGGCCTGTCACGTTATCGGTGAAGAAGCAAACCTTGTCGGTCTGTTTATACGAATTGTTTCAAGGTTATGATATAGAATGGCAAGTGACAGATAGCTATTTGGTCCTTAAACGTAGGCGATTTGTTGATTATTCCCCGAAAGATTCGATCAAGATGGTTTCATTGCAGGAGTTTGTGGTGGAGGCAGACAGTTTGAAGCGCTCGTTGGCTTTGACGGATGAACCGGGAAAAGAATTATTGTCTGGTAATCAGATTCGCCGTTTACCGGTTTTTATGGGACAACCGGATTTGATCAAGAGTTTACAGCATCTTCCGGGTGTCGCAACTGGTACGGAAGGAATTTCAGGTATGTATGTGCGGGGCGGGAATAATGATGAGAATTTGTTCTTGATTGACGGAATGCCGGTGTATCAGATTAACCATTTGGGCGGATTGTTCTCGGCATTTAACTCGGATGTCATTGATAAGCTGGACTTTTATAAAGGATTCTTCCCGGCACGCTACGAAGGCCGTCTGTCGTCGGTTACGGATATTCAGACGAAAAGCGGGAATATGCAGTCTTGGCATGGCGGATTCAACATTGGCTTGATACAAGGCTTGCTGAATCTGGAAGGGCCTTTGGTGAAAGATAAACTTTCGGTTCATGTCTCTGTACGACGGACATGGGCTGATTTGCTGGCTATCCCGACATTGGCTATTATCAGTAAGATTAATAAAGAAACGCATACCGGACGTTATTCCTTTCATGATATCAATGCCCGGATGGATTACCGGCATTCAGATCGGAGCCTTTGGTCGTTGAGTGTCTTCTCGGGAGATGATGTGTTCAGCCTTACGAATAAAGTAAATAATAATTATGCGAACGTTAAGGAAAGCAACCATTATAAGGTTCGTTGGGGAAATCTGGCGGCTTCGTTGAACTGGCGCTATCGGTTGTCTGATCATTTTCATACCTTATTGACAGCTTCTTATACCCGATACCGGAGTAAATTGCGTTATTCAGACGAAACTTTCTCATATGGGGATGATGAGAGGGAAAGGAACTCGGTTGTTTCTTCGATGGTTTCCGGAATTGATGATGGGCGGATTACAGCCCGGTTCGAATATACTCCGTCTTCGATACATCGGTTTCAGGGCGGAGTCTCTACTCGTTTGCAGGCTTTTCGTCCGGAATATGAGGAGCTGAATCAGGTAGAAGAATCGGGACCTATACAGATGAGACAGAAGAATGTACAGCGGATGCTGGGAAATGAAACCGTCCTTTTCGTAGAAGATCGTTTTACTCTTTCAGAAGCCTTACGGATTGATGCCGGAATTTCGTTGTCTTCTTTCTATCTGGATCGTACCTGGTATTGGTCTTTACAGCCTCGTTTGTCGCTTCGTTATTTATGGAACGAACAGATGTCTGCTAAATTAGCTTATTCGCGGATGCATCAGGCGGTCCATCTGTTACCGGCTTCTTATCTGGAGCTGCCGACAGATATCTGGCTACCCAGTTGTAGTGGCGTGAAGCCTTCGGTATCCGACCAAGTTTCTGCGGGCGTTTATTTCTCTCCGAATCGGAATTATAGCTTTTCCATGGAAGGTTATTTCAAGTATATCCAGCATCTGGCCGATTTCAAACCTTGGGTAAACCGGTATCCAGACGGTATGGAATGGCAGGAAAAGCTGACTGAAGGTATCGGACGGGCGTATGGTTTGGAATGGATGGCCCGGAAAGAAACAGGCAAGTTAACCGGGTGGATTGGCTATACCTTGTCCTGGTCGGAACGGAAATTTTCGGCATATAATATGGGGTGTTATTTCCCTTCTCGTTATGATAACCGGCATAAGCTGAATATAGTCGCTTCTTATCGGTTTAACGAAAAAGTAGAATTGAATGCTTCGTGGTTTTATTCGTCGGGCAACTGGATGACCATTGTCCCTGACAGTCATCAGGATTGGGCTTATCTGTATCGGAACAATTATCAGTTGCCTCCCAATCATCGGTTGGACTTGGGCTTGAATATTTATCGGAAAAGAAAGAACGGACGGATGGGAATCTGGAATATCAGTATTTATAATGCCTATTGCCGGAAGAATCCGACGATTGCCTGGGCTGAACGGAGTAAAGGAACTTGGGTAAAGGTTCGCCAGTTGTCTTTATTCCCGATTATTCCTTCTTTTTCTTATACTTATAAATTCTGA
- a CDS encoding polyprenyl synthetase family protein, protein MLSFEEIRKKVEQAVSGLRFEYPPKSLYDPIEYTLALGGKRIRPALVLMAYNLYKEQVEAALVPAVGLEVFHNFTLLHDDLMDEADKRRNKPTVHKVWNANTAILSGDAMLIAAYELIGKTDAAHLKPVFDLFTQTALEICGGQQYDMEFETRTDVTEEEYIEMIRLKTAVLLACALKMGAILADAPAEDAEHLYQFGIHIGLAFQLQDDLLDVYGNTETFGKNIGGDILCDKKTFLLINAFRRADDRQRSELDRWIGTKPEHPEEKIAAVTYIYNELHLKELSEQKIEDYFARAMEHLDAVQVQPEKKAVLKQLSERLMNRQS, encoded by the coding sequence ATGCTGTCATTTGAAGAAATAAGAAAAAAAGTAGAGCAGGCGGTCAGTGGACTGCGTTTTGAGTATCCGCCCAAAAGTCTGTATGACCCGATTGAGTACACCTTGGCTTTGGGTGGAAAACGTATCCGTCCGGCGTTGGTCCTGATGGCTTATAACTTGTATAAAGAACAGGTTGAGGCAGCTTTGGTTCCAGCTGTAGGGTTGGAAGTGTTTCATAACTTTACTTTGTTGCATGACGACCTGATGGATGAAGCCGACAAACGGCGGAACAAACCGACGGTGCATAAAGTATGGAATGCAAACACAGCCATTCTTTCGGGCGATGCCATGCTGATAGCGGCCTACGAATTGATTGGTAAAACGGATGCTGCCCATTTGAAACCGGTATTCGATTTGTTTACGCAGACAGCCCTTGAAATCTGTGGTGGACAGCAATACGATATGGAGTTTGAAACACGTACGGATGTAACGGAAGAAGAGTATATCGAAATGATCCGTCTGAAAACGGCGGTGTTGTTGGCTTGTGCCTTGAAGATGGGGGCTATTTTGGCTGATGCGCCTGCTGAAGACGCCGAACATCTGTATCAGTTTGGTATTCATATCGGACTGGCGTTCCAGTTGCAGGATGATCTGTTGGATGTTTACGGTAACACGGAGACCTTTGGGAAAAACATCGGTGGCGATATCTTATGTGATAAGAAGACCTTTTTGCTGATTAATGCATTCCGGCGGGCCGATGACCGTCAGCGTTCTGAACTGGACAGGTGGATAGGAACAAAGCCTGAACATCCGGAAGAAAAGATTGCTGCAGTTACCTATATATATAATGAATTGCATTTAAAGGAACTCTCAGAGCAGAAAATTGAAGATTATTTTGCCCGTGCGATGGAACATTTGGATGCTGTACAGGTACAGCCGGAGAAGAAAGCTGTATTGAAGCAACTAAGTGAACGATTAATGAACCGACAGTCATAA
- the trpS gene encoding tryptophan--tRNA ligase, with amino-acid sequence METVVSGIRPTGNLHLGNYFGAVKGFLQMQNEYNCLFFIADWHSLTTHPHPENIRNSVRTILSEYLACGIDPEKATIYVQSDVPEVVELYLYLNMNAGIGELMRTASFKDKARQQLHIDRVHTSEGDVEREIFNEGNKHSVSAGLLTYPTLMAADIIIHKAVKVPVGKDQEQNMEMARRFARRFNMTYGVDFFPEPASFYYSHKAVKVPGLDGSGKMGKSEGNAIYLIDDEKTIKKKVMKAVTDAGPTEPNSVKPEPIANLFTMMEIVSSKDTYDYFNEKYNNCEIRYGDMKKQLAEDINNFCAPIRERILDIRSNEEFMAKVVRQGAEKARESAAKTLNEVRQIIGFRPY; translated from the coding sequence ATGGAAACAGTAGTTAGTGGTATTCGTCCGACCGGGAATCTCCATTTAGGAAATTATTTCGGAGCAGTAAAAGGGTTTCTGCAGATGCAGAATGAGTATAATTGCTTGTTTTTCATCGCAGATTGGCACTCTCTAACAACGCATCCGCATCCTGAAAATATCCGGAACAGCGTACGAACCATTTTATCCGAGTATCTGGCTTGTGGCATTGATCCGGAGAAAGCGACCATTTACGTGCAAAGTGATGTGCCGGAAGTTGTGGAGCTTTATCTGTATCTGAATATGAATGCTGGTATCGGTGAGCTGATGCGTACAGCCTCTTTTAAGGATAAGGCCCGTCAGCAACTGCATATTGACCGGGTGCATACGAGTGAGGGTGATGTTGAACGTGAGATTTTTAATGAAGGGAACAAACATAGTGTCAGTGCTGGTTTGTTGACATATCCGACATTGATGGCAGCCGATATTATTATTCACAAGGCCGTGAAGGTTCCGGTTGGAAAAGATCAGGAACAGAACATGGAGATGGCTCGTCGTTTTGCCCGTCGTTTCAATATGACTTATGGAGTTGATTTCTTCCCGGAACCCGCCTCTTTTTATTATTCACATAAAGCGGTAAAAGTTCCCGGATTGGATGGCTCAGGAAAAATGGGTAAGAGTGAAGGTAATGCCATTTATCTGATTGATGATGAAAAGACAATTAAGAAAAAGGTGATGAAGGCGGTTACTGATGCCGGACCAACAGAACCCAACAGCGTTAAGCCGGAACCGATTGCTAATCTGTTTACGATGATGGAGATTGTTTCCTCGAAAGATACTTATGATTATTTCAATGAGAAATATAACAACTGCGAGATTCGTTATGGCGATATGAAAAAGCAGTTGGCCGAGGACATCAATAATTTCTGTGCTCCGATCCGTGAACGTATTCTGGATATCCGTTCAAATGAAGAGTTTATGGCTAAGGTGGTTCGTCAGGGTGCTGAAAAAGCCCGCGAGAGCGCAGCAAAGACGTTGAATGAAGTACGTCAGATTATCGGTTTCAGACCGTATTGA
- a CDS encoding DUF4249 domain-containing protein produces MKSRLYLVCFVCLFVFSACWKDVWENIDIENPVLKIHTMLVPDSVIKLRLNATSYLNGMSFRELNQQSEVGLWVNDEFKESLRVEHDAEWEYFYFISDYHLRETDRVRLEARCAGYPDAWAETEIPSMVPIDTFISVLHKDTVTKRIWASCEFQFTDVPAEKNYYAFSIYPYFDYPDSLLENNYPVYNYYPSHLYLTDDPVFKYIPTTIEYLLGEEEEKGTALFFDDSTIDGEKHSIRFSLDFTSPYGGGLYDEGQFPDTLKLVLNFCSESLSGYYSSISEWASRGMLVGNLTDVGLADPVSAYSNVHQGIGLVWGQAVSVWENTVTFSKDSVPE; encoded by the coding sequence ATGAAGTCACGGTTATATCTGGTTTGTTTTGTTTGTCTGTTTGTGTTTTCAGCTTGCTGGAAAGATGTTTGGGAAAATATAGACATAGAAAATCCGGTTCTGAAGATTCATACGATGCTCGTACCTGATTCGGTGATAAAGCTTAGATTGAATGCGACAAGCTATTTGAATGGCATGTCGTTTAGGGAACTGAATCAACAGTCGGAAGTTGGTTTATGGGTAAACGATGAATTTAAAGAATCTCTTCGTGTGGAACATGATGCAGAATGGGAGTATTTCTATTTTATTTCCGATTATCATTTGCGGGAAACCGACCGTGTCAGGCTGGAGGCACGTTGTGCAGGTTATCCGGATGCTTGGGCTGAAACTGAAATTCCTTCGATGGTTCCGATTGATACATTTATTTCGGTCCTGCACAAAGATACGGTAACTAAGCGGATATGGGCCTCTTGCGAATTTCAGTTTACCGACGTACCGGCCGAAAAGAATTATTATGCTTTTTCTATTTACCCGTATTTTGACTATCCTGATTCATTGCTTGAAAATAACTATCCTGTTTATAACTATTATCCATCTCATCTTTATCTCACGGATGATCCTGTCTTTAAATATATTCCTACAACCATTGAATATTTGTTAGGTGAAGAAGAAGAGAAAGGAACGGCTCTTTTCTTTGATGATAGTACCATCGATGGGGAAAAACATTCTATACGATTCTCTTTAGACTTTACAAGTCCTTATGGCGGAGGTCTGTATGATGAAGGGCAATTCCCGGATACGCTCAAGTTAGTTCTTAATTTTTGTTCGGAATCGCTTAGCGGATATTATAGTTCTATTTCAGAATGGGCATCCAGAGGCATGTTAGTCGGCAATTTGACGGACGTAGGTTTGGCCGATCCGGTTTCAGCGTATAGCAATGTGCATCAAGGCATAGGACTTGTGTGGGGACAAGCCGTATCTGTTTGGGAGAATACGGTGACTTTCTCGAAAGATTCCGTGCCAGAATAA
- a CDS encoding energy transducer TonB, whose amino-acid sequence MEVKKSPKADLEGGIGMSILMGMIVGLAVLFVGFEWSTKDVQVVTADEGVADIIAEEEIEITRPENTPPPPPPPPAPAVTEVLNVVDDDVELEQQDIISSEDDASAAQTETFVAPVVEEEEEESAQQIFTVVEKQPEFPGGTAELFKYLSKAIKYPVIAQENGIQGRVVCSFVVNRDGSIVDIQVMRGVDPSLDKEAVRVISEMPKWKPGEQRGKPVRVRFILPVQFRLQ is encoded by the coding sequence ATGGAAGTTAAGAAATCGCCGAAAGCGGACTTGGAAGGCGGCATTGGCATGAGTATCCTGATGGGTATGATTGTCGGTTTGGCTGTCTTATTCGTAGGCTTCGAATGGAGTACTAAGGATGTCCAGGTTGTGACTGCAGACGAAGGTGTTGCAGACATTATCGCTGAAGAAGAAATTGAAATTACGAGACCGGAGAACACGCCTCCTCCACCACCTCCACCACCAGCACCGGCTGTTACCGAAGTGTTGAATGTTGTGGATGATGATGTTGAATTGGAACAGCAAGATATCATTTCATCTGAAGATGATGCATCAGCTGCTCAGACTGAGACATTCGTTGCACCGGTAGTTGAAGAAGAAGAAGAAGAATCTGCACAGCAGATCTTTACCGTTGTAGAAAAGCAGCCGGAATTCCCGGGTGGTACTGCAGAATTGTTCAAGTATTTGAGCAAGGCTATCAAGTATCCGGTAATTGCACAGGAAAACGGTATTCAGGGTCGTGTAGTTTGTTCTTTCGTTGTAAACCGAGATGGTTCTATTGTAGATATCCAGGTTATGCGTGGTGTTGACCCGTCATTGGATAAAGAAGCAGTTCGTGTGATCAGCGAAATGCCTAAATGGAAACCAGGTGAACAGCGTGGTAAACCAGTACGTGTAAGATTTATCTTGCCGGTACAGTTCCGTTTGCAATAA
- a CDS encoding DUF6565 domain-containing protein, giving the protein MKRIGKIIITAFAILTLASCENKESYIQDFSQFVQEVEDHADKYTDKDWKKADKKFDNFTGSIYKKYAEELTAEEKIEIAKCQTTYTALKAKAGIKNSLENLKEAAQKAKEAFEEEK; this is encoded by the coding sequence ATGAAAAGAATAGGAAAGATTATTATAACAGCATTTGCTATCCTGACATTGGCATCTTGCGAAAATAAAGAATCGTATATACAGGATTTCAGCCAATTCGTTCAAGAAGTAGAAGATCATGCCGATAAATACACCGATAAAGACTGGAAAAAAGCCGATAAAAAGTTTGACAATTTTACAGGCAGCATCTATAAGAAATATGCCGAAGAACTCACTGCTGAAGAAAAGATCGAAATTGCCAAATGCCAAACGACTTATACAGCATTGAAGGCAAAAGCAGGAATTAAAAACTCTCTGGAAAACTTGAAAGAAGCCGCTCAAAAAGCGAAAGAAGCTTTTGAGGAAGAAAAATAA
- a CDS encoding TatD family hydrolase yields MKLIDTHNHIYLEEFDPEQDALIREAQESGIEALLLPNVDLETIDRMHAICDRYPDYLYPMMGLHPTSVMADYAADLKTVESWFGKRSYCAVGEIGIDLYWDKTYRAQQIEVFEEQLRWSLDLDLPVAIHMREAFADVMNSIYKIGPDKLRGVFHSFTGTLADLEEVKKLPGFKIGINGVVTFKNSKLGDVLQATDLSHIVLETDAPYLAPVPFRGKRNEPVYIWKTAEKLAQIYQTTVENVVTLTRTNAIALFKNVNKII; encoded by the coding sequence ATGAAACTGATCGATACGCATAATCATATTTATCTGGAAGAATTTGATCCGGAACAGGACGCTTTGATTCGGGAAGCACAGGAGTCGGGCATTGAGGCCTTGCTGCTGCCGAACGTCGATTTGGAAACAATAGACCGGATGCATGCTATTTGTGATCGTTACCCTGATTACCTTTATCCAATGATGGGATTGCATCCAACCAGTGTGATGGCTGATTATGCAGCTGATCTGAAGACGGTAGAGTCGTGGTTTGGAAAGCGATCGTATTGTGCCGTGGGCGAAATAGGAATCGATTTGTACTGGGACAAGACTTATCGGGCGCAGCAGATAGAGGTATTCGAAGAACAGTTGCGCTGGAGTCTGGATTTGGATCTCCCGGTAGCTATTCATATGCGGGAAGCGTTTGCCGATGTTATGAATTCTATTTATAAAATAGGACCGGATAAGCTGAGAGGCGTGTTTCATAGTTTTACCGGGACTCTTGCAGATCTGGAAGAAGTCAAGAAGCTGCCTGGTTTCAAGATTGGTATTAACGGAGTGGTAACCTTTAAGAACTCTAAATTAGGAGACGTACTTCAGGCTACAGATCTGTCTCATATCGTATTGGAAACAGATGCTCCTTATTTGGCTCCGGTTCCGTTTCGGGGGAAAAGAAACGAGCCGGTTTATATTTGGAAAACGGCCGAGAAATTAGCACAAATTTATCAAACCACAGTAGAAAACGTGGTTACGCTGACTCGAACCAATGCAATTGCCCTGTTTAAAAATGTAAACAAAATAATATAG
- a CDS encoding FecR family protein, translated as MNQERHKTEWEERIRFVARYYRENVFDPEIGWKKFAAERNIRSRVRIPVWIWQIAAVCLLAIGYGIYRMIEQNQPEWVVITASSTRGKEVFLPDSSRVSLAALAELRYDAKQFGKDNRQVELKGKAFYQVKHREDLPFRVQTHLGNVVVLGTSFLVRELKTAMEVQVLQGRVRMEAGKKKSVLLEAGMSGLYSETNGSIQVRQEADENCLSWKTGELVFRETPLPKVIHDIEVCYEVKLTDLSRASDSLRLSATFKKKPIEEVLLIINQTLDTHLVIEKSRQ; from the coding sequence ATGAATCAGGAGAGACATAAAACCGAATGGGAAGAGCGTATCCGGTTTGTTGCCCGGTATTATCGTGAGAATGTGTTTGATCCGGAGATAGGTTGGAAAAAATTTGCGGCAGAACGGAATATCCGAAGCCGCGTCCGGATACCTGTCTGGATTTGGCAGATAGCAGCGGTTTGCTTGCTGGCCATTGGATATGGTATTTATCGGATGATTGAGCAGAATCAACCCGAGTGGGTAGTTATTACGGCTTCGTCTACCCGTGGAAAAGAAGTCTTTTTACCCGATAGTTCTCGGGTTTCATTGGCTGCTTTGGCCGAGTTGCGGTATGATGCAAAGCAATTTGGAAAAGATAACCGGCAGGTAGAGTTGAAGGGAAAAGCCTTTTATCAAGTGAAACATCGGGAAGACCTTCCATTTCGCGTACAGACACATTTGGGAAATGTGGTCGTTTTAGGAACATCCTTTTTAGTTCGAGAATTGAAGACGGCGATGGAAGTACAAGTCTTGCAGGGTCGTGTTCGGATGGAAGCTGGAAAGAAGAAATCGGTCTTATTGGAAGCCGGAATGTCCGGGCTGTATTCGGAGACGAATGGAAGTATTCAAGTTCGGCAAGAGGCCGACGAAAATTGTTTGTCGTGGAAAACAGGCGAATTGGTTTTCCGAGAAACACCTTTGCCCAAGGTCATCCATGATATAGAGGTTTGCTATGAAGTTAAGTTGACGGATTTGTCTAGAGCTTCGGATTCGTTGCGGTTGTCAGCAACATTCAAGAAGAAACCGATAGAAGAAGTGCTGTTGATTATTAATCAGACATTAGATACTCATTTAGTAATAGAGAAAAGCAGACAGTAA
- a CDS encoding RNA polymerase sigma-70 factor, translating to MEKIAMDFEQEFKVLYRPLCLFALQYIPRIEDAEDIVQQAFTDVWEKLCEGVSILNMKAYMYQTVKNRSLLLLTREKEELLDGNIPDEADDSSEEQIRIAERDARLWTAIDKLPPERRKIFLLSKRDGLKYQEIADELHISVKTVENQISKALKSLRDTAIKIYTFFFG from the coding sequence ATGGAGAAAATCGCTATGGATTTCGAGCAGGAATTTAAGGTGCTGTATCGTCCGTTATGCCTTTTTGCCTTGCAGTATATACCGCGGATCGAAGACGCGGAAGATATCGTGCAACAGGCTTTTACGGATGTTTGGGAAAAATTATGTGAAGGCGTTTCAATATTGAATATGAAAGCCTATATGTATCAGACCGTAAAAAACCGCTCGTTACTCTTGTTGACACGGGAAAAGGAAGAGTTGCTGGATGGCAATATCCCGGATGAAGCAGACGATTCGTCTGAAGAACAAATCCGGATAGCAGAGAGAGATGCTCGTTTGTGGACGGCTATTGATAAACTTCCTCCGGAAAGACGGAAAATATTCTTGCTGTCCAAGCGTGATGGTTTGAAGTATCAGGAGATAGCAGACGAATTACATATTTCTGTAAAGACTGTTGAAAACCAGATTTCCAAAGCGTTGAAGTCTTTACGGGATACAGCCATAAAAATATATACATTTTTCTTTGGATAA